One Vigna unguiculata cultivar IT97K-499-35 chromosome 11, ASM411807v1, whole genome shotgun sequence DNA window includes the following coding sequences:
- the LOC114170611 gene encoding BURP domain-containing protein BNM2C-like produces the protein MGEKYKPWIIFLHLLIIACCRARELVGSGTENKIMEAISDENHETVHTEHAHVHTHMDHLDPSVMVFLTFKDLKVGKTMAVYFPKRDPATSPKLWPREEAESLPFSLNQLPNLLKVFSFSPNSPQAKAMEDTLRECETKPIEGEVKFCATSLESMLDFAQTILGFTHELQVFTTSHQTKSSVTFQNYTLEKIVEIPASKMVACHNMPYPYAVFYCHSQESENKMYKVALGGENGDRVEAMVVCHMDTSHWGHSHVSFQVLKVQPGTTSVCHFFPADNLIFVVPKPQHHGLATM, from the exons ATGGGTGAAAAGTATAAACCATGGATCATCTTTCTTCATCTACTGATAATCGCA TGTTGTAGAGCCAGGGAATTGGTTGGAAGTGgaacagaaaacaaaatcatgGAAGCAATCTCTGACGAAAATCATGAAACAGTGCACACAGAACATGCACATGTTCATACCCACATGGATCACTTGGACCCTTCTGTAATGGTGTTTCTCACCTTCAAAGATTTGAAGGTTGGAAAAACAATGGCGGTTTATTTTCCAAAGAGGGACCCTGCAACCTCCCCAAAGTTATGGCCAAGAGAAGAAGCCGAGTCACTCCCTTTCTCATTGAACCAACTCCCAAACCTCCTCAAAGTCTTCTCTTTTTCTCCAAACTCTCCCCAAGCCAAAGCCATGGAAGACACCCTCAGGGAATGTGAAACCAAACCCATCGAAGGAGAGGTAAAGTTCTGCGCCACCTCTTTAGAATCCATGCTTGACTTTGCTCAAACCATTCTGGGCTTCACACACGAACTTCAAGTTTTCACCACCTCTCACCAAACCAAATCCAGCGTCACTTTCCAAAACTATACTTTGGAAAAGATAGTAGAAATCCCAGCTTCGAAGATGGTGGCATGCCACAACATGCCTTACCCTTATGCTGTTTTCTACTGTCACAGCCAAGAAAGTGAGAACAAGATGTATAAGGTGGCACTTGGTGGTGAAAACGGGGATAGGGTGGAAGCTATGGTTGTTTGTCACATGGATACCTCCCATTGGGGTCATtctcatgtttcatttcaagtTCTCAAGGTTCAACCAGGAACCACTTCTGTGTGCCACTTTTTCCCAGCAGATAATCTCATCTTCGTTGTTCCCAAACCTCAACATCACGGTCTTGCAACCATGTGA
- the LOC114170610 gene encoding organ-specific protein S2-like, whose product MRSSLAMFSLLFAFLLSGTIEARKDPGEYWKEIMKDQQMPEGLQGLLPFQSENNPKTQEQLVKDSKHECEEPLATNVGELKSSAKKNEDIEPRPSVTKYDDFEPRPSVTKYGKSEFKSSATKKDDIEPRPSVTKYGDFELKLIASKKDDIEPIPSVTKYGDFEPRSSLMMYDDFGVKLSANKNDDIEPRPSVTKYSDFEPRSSITKYDDFEFKSSASKKNDIEPRPSLTKYDDFEPRPNISKYGDFEPRPSITKYNDFEPRPSITKYDDFESKPSTTKVDDFEPRPNISKYDD is encoded by the exons ATGAGGTCTTCTCTTGCTatgttttctcttctatttgCTTTCTTG TTAAGTGGCACCATAGAAGCAAGGAAAGATCCTGGGGAGTATTGGAAAGAGATCATGAAAGACCAGCAAATGCCAGAAGGACTTCAAGGCCTTCTTCCATTCCAATCTGAAAATAATCCCAAGACTCAAGAGCAACTTGTTAAAGATTCCAAGCATGAATGTGAAGAGCCTCTTGCTACAAATGTTGGTGAACTCAAGTCAAGTGCTAAGAAGAATGAAGATATTGAACCCAGACCAAGTGTTACTAAATATGATGATTTTGAACCACGACCAAGTGTTACTAAGTATGGTAAGTCTGAGTTCAAGTCAAGTGCTACCAAAAAAGATGATATTGAACCCAGACCAAGTGTTACCAAGTATGGTGATTTTGAACTCAAGTTGATTGCTAGCAAGAAGGATGATATTGAACCAATACCAAGTGTTACTAAGTATGGTGATTTTGAACCACGATCAAGTCTTATGATGTATGATGATTTTGGAGTCAAGTTAAGTGCTAACAAGAATGATGATATTGAACCTAGACCAAGTGTTACCAAGTACAGTGATTTTGAGCCACGATCAAGTATCACTAAGTATGACGATTTTGAATTCAAGTCAAGTGCTagtaagaaaaatgatattgaaccTAGACCAAGTCTTACAAAGTACGATGATTTTGAACCAAGACCAAATATTTCCAAGTACGGCGATTTTGAACCTAGACCAAGTATTACAAAGTACAATGATTTTGAACCAAGACCAAGTATCACAAAGTATGATGATTTTGAATCAAAACCAAGTACCACAAAGGTTGATGATTTTGAGCCAAGGCCAAATATTTCCAAGTATGATGATTAG